In Helicobacter mastomyrinus, a single genomic region encodes these proteins:
- the nth gene encoding endonuclease III, whose protein sequence is MADSKTKATFKKCKKKDVQTIKALFLEHYANAKTELVYHNLYELLVCVMLSAQCTDKRVNLVTPALFAAFPNVESLAKADIEEIKALIKSVSFFNNKAKHLKAMANQVMNEFNGAIPTTQTELKSLAGVGQKTANVVLIEFLEQNYMAVDTHVFRVSHRLGLSGAKSAKQTEEELTLLFQTHLATLHQAFVLFGRYTCKALKPMCEECFVSAFCQNKSNFKPA, encoded by the coding sequence ATGGCAGATTCTAAAACAAAAGCAACATTTAAAAAATGCAAGAAAAAAGATGTGCAGACTATCAAAGCACTCTTTTTAGAGCATTATGCTAATGCAAAAACAGAGCTTGTGTATCATAATTTATATGAATTACTTGTTTGCGTAATGCTTTCAGCTCAATGCACCGATAAACGTGTGAATCTCGTTACCCCTGCACTTTTTGCAGCATTTCCTAATGTAGAGAGCTTAGCAAAGGCGGATATAGAAGAGATAAAAGCACTGATTAAATCTGTTTCGTTTTTTAACAATAAAGCAAAACATCTTAAGGCAATGGCAAATCAGGTGATGAATGAATTTAATGGGGCGATTCCTACGACACAAACAGAGCTAAAGAGTCTTGCAGGTGTGGGGCAAAAGACAGCCAATGTCGTGCTAATAGAATTTTTAGAACAAAATTATATGGCGGTAGATACGCACGTATTCCGTGTGTCTCATCGCTTGGGCTTAAGCGGGGCAAAAAGTGCAAAGCAAACAGAAGAAGAACTCACACTTTTGTTTCAAACACACCTTGCTACGCTTCATCAAGCATTTGTGCTGTTTGGGCGATATACGTGCAAAGCATTAAAACCGATGTGTGAAGAATGTTTTGTGAGTGCATTTTGTCAAAACAAATCAAACTTCAAGCCCGCTTGA
- a CDS encoding FeoA family protein produces MTLYDCALGSKCRILDCKTQDEALRDRFISFGITKDKVCQVLSHSIGRLAVAVLIEGTRVALRDNEAKMIIVEPLK; encoded by the coding sequence ATGACACTCTATGATTGTGCATTGGGAAGTAAATGCAGGATTCTTGATTGCAAAACACAAGATGAAGCCTTAAGAGATAGATTTATCTCTTTTGGGATTACAAAAGATAAAGTATGTCAGGTGCTAAGCCATTCTATTGGGCGTTTAGCAGTGGCAGTGCTGATTGAAGGCACACGGGTGGCTTTGCGAGACAATGAGGCAAAAATGATTATTGTTGAGCCACTTAAGTAA
- a CDS encoding AsmA-like C-terminal domain-containing protein, with the protein MIKIKSKNIASIFVFLGIVLTLSVMGYKILSNGVYSPSLTLGKIQIDGLYLRLNNKLILSINEINLSALQASQALEEEDEEDDINADEVLTWIKRFLFVLSYFEQIDIENIVLNDNHKRSVHYDGVEYSINTPKVLAKFAVENDSKATQLHITQLEIIRFGIQIQGNLSYQGVKKTLEMDIAISPKEPTNDVEQPTLYIRAITDFYKIDLEASSSHLYNLESIKPFITKLKNKTLNDWLFKNVHYDVLKLHALRFQSTFDKYFFTKLQKTLELDLAIESPKIYLAPHLQPITATRIIVYMRDENLHFLPKEPFFANTNLEDSSVTISNIFTQPLGVKISIASQNAALSDELAKLLEVYDVKLPIRSVDSTLNVKLDIDVQNNKKGTNVWLNGNIGAPHTTLVLGNQRLILHNLQLVLAHKATQGYIQILNTKVDYAKSIQGTLNVLWNLQDSTLNGNFLIDKFALNSTAFTHNIETLKIPEGSDELTQRIIQAIYEDSKKGMSEDILHIDANELKKITFTGNLGGEHKNITLPDFGLNINIGDSSIFELSDIAKIYRYSPMLRFFEIPKGYIKIQTKDFETFAINGEVEDLKYPLYDKTGKKLRHYVLEGVINPKGIFIGSQDKKFRFIKEGNIVKLILDGYNLRIDEVFSSSVPLLAQINQENEVKESLTPEQRQEQEAFLRAKQSYEQKNNISPHITYVEAANMDFYLQDYMIPSDFASIAIRDGLIRADITYGNGVANVDMAYSQANLRLSNFSDKFLNQVWQRDIFSGGLFNFKGVYNDGALKGQISVQNTTYNDLSIVQNILALIDTIPALLTFRKPGLGANGYEIKKGTIDFMINNEFLVLENIDLVGSSIDVEGGGLVKLNTKELDVVLKASTLKRLADIIDKIPLFDYVILGDDGKFATGIVMKGTLDNPKSEVSVAEDILFSPFEMVGRILKPVDNFLGNLSNALESGVESLPIPEKERSINIPDTPMEPEQDSQKIDTQQPALEEKELDSLLNEPNLPQEEEEALDEKE; encoded by the coding sequence ATGATAAAAATAAAATCTAAAAATATTGCAAGTATTTTTGTTTTTTTGGGCATTGTACTTACACTCTCTGTAATGGGATATAAGATTCTCTCCAATGGTGTCTATAGCCCTTCACTCACGCTTGGAAAGATTCAGATTGATGGATTGTATCTTAGATTAAATAACAAGCTGATTTTGAGTATTAATGAAATCAATCTCTCAGCATTGCAAGCCTCTCAGGCATTAGAAGAGGAAGATGAAGAAGATGATATAAATGCTGATGAGGTGCTTACTTGGATTAAGCGATTTTTATTTGTGCTTTCATACTTTGAACAAATTGATATAGAAAATATTGTTTTAAATGATAATCATAAACGCAGTGTGCATTATGACGGGGTGGAATATAGCATTAACACGCCAAAGGTTCTAGCAAAATTTGCAGTTGAAAACGATAGTAAAGCAACACAATTGCATATTACACAGCTTGAAATTATTCGATTTGGCATACAAATACAAGGCAACCTTTCTTATCAAGGTGTAAAAAAAACTCTTGAGATGGATATAGCTATTTCGCCTAAAGAACCCACTAATGATGTAGAGCAGCCTACTCTCTATATACGTGCCATTACAGATTTTTATAAGATTGATTTGGAGGCTTCATCATCACATCTTTATAATCTTGAAAGCATTAAGCCCTTTATCACAAAGCTCAAAAATAAGACACTCAATGATTGGCTTTTTAAAAATGTGCATTATGATGTGTTAAAACTTCACGCTTTGCGGTTTCAAAGCACATTTGATAAATATTTTTTTACCAAACTTCAAAAAACACTCGAGCTTGATTTAGCTATAGAATCTCCTAAAATATATCTTGCTCCTCATCTTCAGCCTATTACAGCTACACGTATAATCGTATATATGCGTGATGAGAACTTGCATTTTTTACCCAAAGAACCATTTTTTGCAAATACTAACCTAGAGGATTCTAGCGTTACAATCAGCAATATCTTTACACAACCGCTTGGGGTTAAAATCTCTATTGCTTCACAAAATGCAGCCCTTAGCGATGAGCTAGCCAAACTTTTAGAAGTATATGATGTGAAGCTTCCTATAAGAAGTGTAGATTCTACCCTAAATGTTAAACTTGATATCGATGTGCAAAATAACAAAAAAGGCACAAATGTATGGCTCAATGGCAATATTGGTGCTCCACATACAACTTTAGTTCTAGGGAATCAAAGGCTTATACTCCATAATTTACAGCTTGTCTTGGCACATAAAGCCACTCAAGGATATATACAGATTCTCAATACCAAAGTTGATTATGCTAAAAGCATACAGGGGACATTGAATGTGTTATGGAATCTGCAAGATTCTACATTAAATGGAAATTTTTTAATCGATAAGTTTGCGCTTAATTCTACTGCATTTACCCACAATATAGAGACGCTTAAAATTCCCGAAGGAAGCGATGAACTGACACAGCGGATTATTCAAGCTATTTATGAAGATTCTAAAAAAGGTATGAGTGAGGATATTTTACACATTGATGCCAATGAACTTAAAAAAATTACATTTACAGGCAATCTTGGTGGGGAACATAAAAATATCACTCTGCCTGATTTTGGACTCAATATAAATATAGGCGATAGCAGTATATTTGAATTAAGCGATATAGCTAAGATATATCGTTATTCGCCTATGTTACGCTTTTTTGAAATCCCTAAGGGCTATATAAAAATACAAACCAAAGATTTTGAAACATTTGCCATAAATGGAGAGGTAGAGGATCTAAAATATCCCCTTTATGATAAAACAGGAAAAAAACTAAGACATTATGTACTTGAAGGCGTGATTAACCCAAAGGGCATATTTATTGGCTCACAGGATAAAAAATTTCGTTTTATTAAAGAGGGCAATATTGTCAAACTCATATTAGATGGCTATAACTTACGTATCGATGAGGTGTTTTCAAGCTCTGTCCCTCTCCTTGCTCAAATCAATCAAGAAAATGAAGTAAAAGAATCGCTCACGCCAGAGCAAAGACAGGAGCAAGAAGCATTTTTAAGGGCTAAGCAATCTTATGAGCAGAAAAATAATATCTCCCCTCATATTACCTATGTCGAAGCAGCTAATATGGACTTTTATTTACAAGATTATATGATTCCATCAGACTTCGCATCTATAGCTATACGCGATGGTCTGATACGTGCGGATATTACCTATGGTAATGGTGTGGCAAATGTCGATATGGCATATTCTCAGGCTAATTTACGACTAAGTAACTTTAGCGATAAATTTCTTAATCAAGTATGGCAGAGAGATATTTTTAGCGGAGGGCTTTTTAACTTTAAGGGTGTTTATAATGATGGGGCATTAAAAGGGCAAATTAGTGTGCAGAATACAACATATAACGATTTATCTATTGTGCAAAATATCTTAGCGCTCATTGATACTATTCCAGCATTGCTTACTTTTAGAAAGCCCGGACTTGGTGCTAATGGCTATGAAATCAAAAAAGGCACAATAGATTTTATGATTAATAATGAATTTTTGGTGCTTGAGAATATCGATTTAGTAGGTAGCTCTATTGACGTAGAGGGCGGTGGATTAGTAAAGCTTAATACAAAAGAATTAGATGTAGTACTTAAGGCTTCTACACTCAAAAGACTAGCAGATATTATTGATAAGATTCCACTTTTTGATTATGTGATTTTGGGAGATGATGGGAAATTTGCCACAGGGATTGTAATGAAGGGCACATTAGATAACCCTAAGAGCGAAGTGAGTGTGGCAGAGGATATTTTATTTAGCCCATTTGAAATGGTAGGGAGAATCTTAAAGCCTGTGGATAATTTTTTAGGTAATCTTTCAAATGCGCTCGAATCAGGCGTAGAATCCCTACCCATACCGGAAAAAGAACGAAGTATAAATATACCCGATACACCTATGGAACCTGAACAAGATTCTCAAAAAATAGATACACAACAGCCAGCTTTAGAGGAAAAAGAGTTAGATTCCTTATTGAATGAACCCAATCTACCACAAGAAGAGGAAGAAGCATTAGATGAGAAAGAATAG
- the mltG gene encoding endolytic transglycosylase MltG, whose product MPKKTKILAIFLDFIFIIAITVLFYLLQPVQTERILNLPKGSLNKIIAYLNDNGGHFNKLDTLFIHFLGQPQSGFIDMKNEILPKGAFFKALVSSKAATKEVTLIPGETMYFFIRVLAQTFNLSIGELQTAYDKYFPYPDGVIFPDTYQLPIGMNEDEMMLTLYETSIKKHEQNAIKLLGAYNQKEWFQKVAIASVVQKEAANNEEMPLVAAVVFNRLKKNMPLQMDGSLNYGQYSHSKVTPERIRNDTSPYNTYKYKGVPPYPAGSVSLQAIEAVFNPAQVDYLYFVRDRNTGTHKFSKTYEEHRSHF is encoded by the coding sequence ATGCCCAAAAAAACAAAAATACTTGCAATATTTTTAGATTTTATTTTTATCATTGCTATAACCGTTTTATTTTATTTGCTTCAACCCGTGCAAACTGAACGAATACTAAATCTGCCTAAAGGCTCACTGAATAAGATTATAGCATACTTAAATGACAATGGAGGGCATTTCAATAAGCTCGATACGCTTTTTATCCATTTTTTAGGACAGCCTCAAAGTGGATTCATTGATATGAAAAATGAGATATTGCCTAAGGGTGCTTTTTTTAAGGCTCTTGTTAGCTCAAAGGCTGCGACAAAGGAAGTTACTTTGATTCCGGGTGAGACGATGTATTTTTTTATCCGCGTTTTAGCACAGACTTTTAATCTCTCCATTGGTGAGCTACAAACAGCCTACGACAAGTATTTTCCATATCCTGATGGCGTGATTTTCCCCGATACCTATCAGCTGCCTATTGGTATGAATGAAGATGAGATGATGCTCACTCTTTATGAAACTTCTATAAAAAAACACGAGCAGAATGCCATTAAACTCCTTGGAGCATATAATCAAAAAGAATGGTTTCAAAAAGTGGCAATTGCTTCTGTGGTACAAAAAGAAGCAGCAAATAATGAAGAAATGCCCCTTGTAGCTGCCGTAGTCTTTAATCGTTTGAAAAAAAATATGCCCTTACAGATGGATGGCTCTCTTAATTACGGGCAGTATTCACATAGTAAAGTAACACCCGAGCGAATCCGCAATGATACAAGCCCTTATAATACTTATAAATACAAAGGTGTGCCACCCTATCCTGCAGGAAGTGTCAGCTTACAGGCTATTGAGGCAGTTTTTAACCCCGCGCAAGTAGATTATCTCTATTTTGTGCGAGATAGAAACACAGGCACACATAAATTTAGTAAAACTTATGAAGAACATCGAAGCCATTTTTAA
- a CDS encoding malate dehydrogenase, which yields MFNKVGIVGGSGNVGSHIAFLGAMRQVAKTFLLFSIDSLHCKGVGLDISQAAAMFDIPVCVKGCESYEELADCEVVIISAGFPRTLDMSRDDLLLKNAHIMQEIAQNIARVAPSAMLIVVSNPLDVMCLVAKQWSGFDKSRVFGMAGLLDGARLAYESKAILDDFNKHIESFVIGAHNDEMLPLLRHSMCDGKSLDEILTPAMRESVLKETKQGGAKIVSCYQKGSAYFAPASGVVKILEHLATSNDDTLVCSVYTEGEYGIKDIYIGLPIKLGKKGVKHIVELSLNKQEQEMLSISAQGVKKQVEILKNNGLLKEGI from the coding sequence ATGTTCAATAAGGTTGGTATTGTAGGTGGTTCTGGCAATGTCGGCTCTCATATCGCGTTTTTAGGTGCAATGCGACAAGTTGCAAAAACATTCCTTCTTTTTAGTATTGATTCTCTTCATTGTAAGGGCGTTGGACTTGATATATCTCAAGCTGCAGCGATGTTTGATATTCCTGTGTGTGTTAAGGGTTGCGAATCTTATGAAGAGCTTGCAGATTGTGAAGTTGTTATTATCAGTGCAGGATTCCCACGCACACTAGATATGAGTCGTGATGATTTGTTGCTTAAAAATGCTCACATTATGCAAGAGATTGCCCAAAATATCGCTAGAGTAGCACCATCTGCAATGCTTATTGTTGTATCCAATCCACTTGATGTAATGTGTCTTGTGGCAAAGCAATGGAGCGGATTTGATAAAAGCCGTGTTTTTGGTATGGCAGGATTACTTGATGGGGCTAGACTTGCTTATGAGAGCAAAGCGATTCTTGATGACTTCAATAAACATATTGAATCTTTTGTGATAGGCGCACATAATGATGAGATGTTGCCGCTGTTGCGACACTCTATGTGTGATGGCAAAAGTCTTGATGAAATACTCACTCCAGCTATGCGCGAATCTGTATTAAAGGAAACAAAACAGGGTGGTGCGAAAATTGTCAGTTGCTACCAAAAAGGAAGTGCCTATTTTGCTCCTGCTAGTGGGGTGGTGAAAATACTTGAGCATCTTGCTACATCTAATGATGATACACTCGTATGTAGCGTATATACAGAGGGAGAATATGGTATAAAAGATATTTATATCGGGCTTCCGATCAAACTTGGCAAAAAAGGAGTAAAGCATATTGTAGAATTATCACTTAATAAGCAAGAGCAGGAAATGTTAAGTATTTCCGCACAGGGTGTTAAAAAACAAGTTGAGATTCTTAAAAATAACGGATTGTTAAAAGAGGGAATCTAA
- a CDS encoding 4Fe-4S binding protein, with amino-acid sequence MGIKKAPQNVPVWIDETRCKACDVCVSLCPSGVLGMRKDEHKILGKIISVAYPESCIGCRECELHCPDFAIFVADKTEFTFAKVSKEAQERAAKIKENKFMAI; translated from the coding sequence ATGGGAATTAAAAAAGCACCGCAAAATGTGCCGGTATGGATTGATGAGACACGTTGTAAGGCGTGTGATGTATGTGTATCGCTTTGCCCAAGCGGAGTGTTAGGTATGAGAAAGGACGAACACAAAATTTTAGGCAAGATAATCTCCGTAGCATATCCAGAAAGTTGTATTGGCTGTAGGGAATGTGAGCTACATTGCCCAGATTTTGCTATTTTTGTCGCTGACAAGACAGAATTTACATTTGCTAAAGTCAGCAAAGAAGCGCAAGAGAGAGCGGCAAAAATCAAAGAAAATAAATTTATGGCAATATAA
- a CDS encoding 2-oxoglutarate synthase subunit alpha, with product MRELITGGNELVALAAIESGCRFFGGYPITPSSEIAHEMSVELPKIGGKFIQMEDEISGIAVALGASMTGVKAMTATSGPGISLKSEQIGYGFMAEIPLVVVDVMRGGPSTGLPTRVSQGDINQAKSPSHGDFCSVAIAVGNLQEAYTQTIRAFNLAEKYMTPIFLLLDETIGHMHGKTLIPDFKDIEPTIYNRRVFTGDPKDYQPYAVPQDEAAILNPFFKGYKYHITGLHHGGSGFPTEDEKLSQNLIDRLFNKIESHIDDIVEYEEFQLDDAEIVIIAYGSVSLSVKEAIANLRKNGIKVGLFRPITLWPSPAKQLKALGEKFKKILVIELNKGQYKQEIERIMQRDVTFLGKANGRSISPTEIITKIKEM from the coding sequence ATGCGTGAGTTAATTACAGGAGGAAATGAGCTTGTCGCACTCGCTGCGATAGAATCTGGTTGTCGGTTTTTTGGCGGGTATCCTATTACGCCATCAAGTGAAATCGCTCACGAAATGAGCGTGGAGTTGCCAAAAATCGGGGGGAAATTCATTCAAATGGAAGATGAAATCAGCGGTATTGCTGTGGCTTTAGGCGCTTCAATGACTGGTGTAAAGGCTATGACAGCCACATCTGGACCGGGCATTTCACTCAAATCTGAGCAAATTGGTTATGGCTTTATGGCGGAGATTCCGCTTGTTGTTGTTGATGTAATGCGTGGAGGACCCTCTACGGGATTACCCACACGTGTATCACAAGGTGATATAAATCAGGCTAAATCGCCAAGCCACGGAGATTTCTGCTCTGTTGCTATTGCTGTTGGGAATCTCCAAGAAGCCTATACGCAAACTATCCGCGCTTTTAATTTAGCCGAAAAATATATGACCCCTATATTTTTGCTCCTTGATGAGACTATCGGGCATATGCATGGTAAAACGCTTATTCCGGATTTTAAGGACATTGAGCCAACTATCTATAATCGCAGAGTATTCACAGGCGACCCTAAGGATTATCAGCCCTATGCAGTACCCCAAGATGAAGCTGCTATTCTTAATCCATTTTTTAAAGGCTACAAATACCATATTACAGGGCTTCATCACGGCGGAAGTGGATTCCCCACTGAAGATGAAAAACTCTCTCAAAACCTCATCGATCGACTCTTTAACAAAATAGAATCTCATATAGATGATATTGTTGAATATGAGGAATTTCAGCTTGATGATGCAGAAATTGTGATTATCGCTTATGGTTCTGTTTCTCTCTCTGTCAAAGAGGCTATTGCCAACTTGCGTAAAAATGGCATTAAAGTAGGGCTATTCCGCCCCATTACGCTTTGGCCTAGCCCTGCTAAGCAGCTTAAAGCACTGGGTGAGAAGTTCAAAAAGATTCTTGTTATTGAGTTAAACAAAGGGCAGTATAAGCAAGAGATTGAGCGTATTATGCAAAGAGATGTTACTTTCTTGGGCAAGGCAAATGGGCGCAGTATCTCACCCACAGAGATTATCACAAAAATCAAGGAGATGTAA
- a CDS encoding 2-oxoglutarate ferredoxin oxidoreductase subunit beta produces the protein MAFNYEEYLRMDKMPTLWCWGCGDGVILKSVIRAIDALGWNMNDVCIVSGIGCSGRFSSYVNCNTVHTTHGRTMAYATGIKLANPDKKVIVISGDGDSMAIGGNHTIHACRRNIDLNLVMINNFIYGLTNSQTSPTTPKDFWTVTAQYGNIDPNFDPCEVASAAGASFVARESVLNPKKLEKVLMEGFTHKGFSFFDIHSNCHINLGRKNKMGEATSMLKWIESRIVSKNKFDTLPPEERVGKFPTGVLKHETDRIEYTQAYDGVIAKAQAKAKGGSTK, from the coding sequence ATGGCTTTTAATTACGAAGAATATTTGCGAATGGATAAAATGCCTACACTTTGGTGTTGGGGCTGTGGAGATGGCGTGATTCTTAAAAGTGTTATACGTGCCATTGACGCGCTTGGGTGGAATATGAATGATGTATGTATCGTAAGCGGTATTGGCTGCTCTGGGCGGTTTAGTTCGTATGTGAATTGTAATACCGTGCATACTACACACGGGAGGACAATGGCGTATGCCACAGGCATTAAACTTGCTAATCCTGATAAAAAGGTGATTGTCATCTCTGGTGATGGGGATTCTATGGCAATTGGGGGTAATCACACCATTCACGCTTGCAGACGCAATATCGATTTGAATCTTGTGATGATTAACAACTTTATTTATGGGCTTACTAATTCTCAAACTTCCCCTACTACACCAAAGGATTTTTGGACAGTTACGGCTCAATATGGCAATATTGACCCTAACTTTGACCCTTGCGAGGTGGCAAGCGCAGCAGGAGCGAGTTTTGTCGCAAGAGAGAGTGTGCTTAATCCTAAGAAGCTTGAAAAGGTGCTTATGGAGGGATTCACACATAAGGGCTTTAGCTTCTTTGATATTCATAGCAACTGCCACATTAACCTAGGGCGAAAAAATAAAATGGGAGAAGCGACTTCAATGCTCAAATGGATAGAATCTCGCATTGTTTCTAAAAATAAATTTGACACACTCCCGCCCGAAGAGCGCGTGGGTAAATTTCCCACAGGTGTGCTAAAACACGAAACAGACAGAATAGAATACACACAAGCCTATGATGGCGTGATTGCAAAAGCTCAAGCTAAAGCCAAAGGAGGAAGCACAAAATGA